The following proteins are co-located in the Massilia litorea genome:
- the puuE gene encoding allantoinase PuuE yields the protein MPAAHFSGYPRDLIGYGRTPPHAQWPGAARIALQFVLNYEEGGENSVLHGDPASETFLSEIIGAQAFPMRHMSMESLYEYGSRAGLWRLLRMFEERKLPLTVFGVAMALQRNPEAVAAFRELGHEIACHGLRWISYQNVDEATERAHMAEAVAILRELTGEAPLGWYTGRDSPNTRRLVVEHGGFAYDADYYGDDLPFWEKVAHTGPDGAPLETPHLVVPYTLDTNDMRFCAMQGFNSGTQFFDYLKDAFDVLYAEGDPNGLNAPKMLSIGLHCRIVGRPARAAALARFLDYVLQHKNVWITRRIDIAEHWKTTHPFAGDISI from the coding sequence ATGCCTGCTGCTCATTTTTCCGGCTATCCGCGCGACCTGATCGGCTACGGCCGCACGCCACCCCATGCCCAGTGGCCCGGCGCGGCGCGCATCGCCCTGCAGTTCGTGCTGAACTACGAGGAGGGCGGCGAGAACTCGGTCCTGCACGGCGACCCGGCCTCGGAAACCTTTTTATCCGAGATCATCGGCGCCCAGGCCTTCCCGATGCGCCACATGAGCATGGAATCGCTCTACGAATACGGTTCCCGGGCCGGCCTGTGGCGCCTGCTGCGCATGTTCGAGGAAAGAAAACTGCCGCTGACCGTGTTCGGCGTGGCGATGGCGCTGCAGCGCAATCCGGAAGCGGTGGCCGCCTTCCGCGAGCTTGGCCATGAGATTGCCTGCCATGGCCTGCGCTGGATTTCGTACCAGAATGTCGACGAAGCCACCGAGCGCGCCCACATGGCCGAGGCAGTGGCCATCCTGCGCGAGCTCACCGGCGAGGCGCCGCTTGGCTGGTACACGGGCCGCGATTCGCCCAACACCCGTCGCCTCGTCGTCGAGCACGGCGGCTTTGCCTACGACGCCGATTACTACGGCGACGATTTGCCGTTCTGGGAGAAAGTGGCGCACACCGGGCCCGATGGCGCGCCGCTTGAAACGCCCCACCTGGTCGTGCCGTATACCCTTGACACCAACGACATGCGCTTTTGCGCGATGCAGGGTTTTAACTCGGGCACCCAGTTCTTCGATTATCTGAAAGATGCCTTCGACGTGTTGTACGCGGAAGGCGACCCGAATGGCCTGAACGCGCCTAAAATGCTCTCGATCGGCCTGCATTGCCGCATCGTCGGGCGGCCGGCGCGCGCCGCCGCGCTGGCACGGTTCCTGGACTATGTGTTGCAGCACAAAAACGTATGGATCACGCGTCGCATCGATATCGCCGAGCACTGGAAAACTACCCATCCGTTCGCAGGTGATATATCCATTTGA